The Drosophila biarmipes strain raj3 chromosome X, RU_DBia_V1.1, whole genome shotgun sequence genome includes the window gcagtgcATCTTCGAGTCGCACAAGCACTTCCCCGCCCAGCTGCGCAATTGCTTCGCCACGTTCCGCGAGCGGCTGCAGCAGCTGGGCCGCCAGGACATGGCCGACAACCTGATCTCGGCGAGCATTTTCCTGCGCTTCCTCTGCCCGGCCATCCTGTCGCCGTCGTTGTTCAACATCACCACCGAACTGCCCTCGGCTCGCGCTACCCGCAATCTCACGCTGGTGGCCAAGACCCTGCAGACGCTGGCCAACTTCACCCGCTTCCAGGGCAAGGAGAACTTCATGGAGTTCCTCAACGATTTCCTCGAGCAGGAGGCCGCCCGCATGCAGCAGTTTCTGGAGATTATATCCACACGGCCGGAGCACCCGGCCCCGGACTCGATACTCGATTGGGCCGGCTACATTGACCAGGGCAAGCAGCTGTCCATCCTGCACAGCCTGCTCAGCGAGAGTCTGGCCAAACTGCCGGAGGCCAGGCAGCACGAGCTGGATCCGCTGCAGCACATTCTGGACGAGATCAGCCGGGCCAAGGAGCATGGCTTGGGGACGGCTCTGCCCGGCGGATATCTGCCGGCCACCTCCTCCACGCACTCTATAGCCAGCGAGAATCAGGAGAATCGCAATCCGGGCTCCTCGGGCTCCCATGCGGGCTTCAATTCGGAGCAGTTGCTGCCTCAACAGAGCCAGCTGGCCCAGCCACAACATGCTATTGTCAGCAAGCCCCTGTCGGCGGAGCGTGGCATTATAAGGGGTGTGCTCACACCGAATTCCCTGGAGAAGAATATCTTCAGGTACAATGATCCCACGGTTAATGGTgtgctgcaacagcagcagcagcagcagcagcagcaacaacaacaacaacaacagctgcaACAGCATGCCCACCAGCAACAGCCTCACCACCAGCATCCCCTCCAGCTGCTCTCCAATTCTCAAAGCTCCATTGCTGGCAACCAATATATGAGCTCGCCTGGAGGCCTGCAGCATGCCCAATCGCAGACCTCGATGGCGTCCTCATCGctcaacggcagcagcagcaatctGATGCATGGCCACCAGCAGCATGCCCACCACCCGCAGCAAATGCATCCACACCACTGCCCGCCGGCGCCGCAGACGAGTGCCTCCAGCACCATGGAGCGCATGGATCGGATGAACTATCCGCCGTACATGGCGCACAATGGCAATGACTACGAGGCCAGCACACCGTCGAGCACTCGCTCCAGGACACTGCCCcgcaatggaaatggaaatccCAATGCCAATGGCAACatgagcagcaacaacaaccagagCGGCAGCTACGACGACATGCACGGCGAGTTCCAGATCCAGATCTCCGGGCTCGATACGAGCAGTGCTTTCGTCTGCAAGTCACCCACACCCATGATGAAATCCGGTTTGGGTCCAGCTGGAGCGGGACGAGGCCACCACAAGCTGAATCTGGGGATACCCGATCATTCGGGTGGCTATGGGCGCGGCGGCAACAACCTGAATCCCAACTCGAATATGCCCAAGAACCTGGAGGATCTCGACGATCTGTTCAAGTACGCCGAGGAGCACGACGTGGCGGAGCCGGCAAACCAGCACCATCACAGCCAGCAGAGTCAGCAGAACCATCAGGGTGGTTCTCACCTCAAGCCCGCCGCCGTTCCCGGCAAGGAGCAGCTGTCGGCGAAGAGCAGTCACTGCAGCTCTGGCTACCAGAGCATATCCACGAATCCCTCGCCCTCGCAGTCCTCCAGTCCCGTGGAGAGCCAGCTGAAGGCCGCGATGGGCAGTCACAATGCGCCGCTGGCCTTCAAGAATCCCTCCTACCAGCTGCAGCCCCAAACTGGCTCGTCCAGGTCTTCGGCTCCAAGCAATCcccaccagcaacagcagcagcagcaacagcagttcGGAAGCCGCTTAAAGCCTTTAGGAGGTGGTCTGGTGGCTGCCCGGGCGGCCTTCCTCAACAGCGGTGGAGCCCTTGAGGCGGCGGCCACCTTGACCCCCAGTTCCTCGGATGAACAGCTCTCGGCGGATAACTACGCGGTATATAGTTATGCAGCTGCGGCAGCGGCTGGAGCTGGCATGTCCACCAAGCTGGAGGCTCAACGCTCGctcagcggcggcagcagctccTCCACCTCGGCATCCGCGTCCACCTCGAATCTGGGCAAGAGCGGTGGCTTCTCCGCCTATGGGCGGCTGAACGGACCGCTCAAGCGGGAGGATGTCTACGGCAGTGGCTACGGCGGCAGCAGTGGCAACGTGGGCTACGGCCTTTCCACTTCCACTGGCGCCGGACACCACCAGCATccccaccagcagcaacagcaacagcaccagctgcagcaacagcacagGGAACGGGATCAGGAGCTGAAGCAGTATGCGGGCAGTGTGGCGGGCAGCGTGGGATCGGCCACGTCGGCGGCCCAGAGGCGGCTGAGTTTGGACTCGGCGCGCACGCTCTCCGACAGCAGCACGGATACGGAGGGTGAGTTGTGAACGTACGTACCCAGGACCATGTAACTAACTTGAGACATTCCCCCATTCCAGGACACTGCAATCAATTGCAGGAGGGAAAGCGACGCAGGCAGTTGCGCAGCAgtggcggcagcggcggcggaggaggaggaacgGGTTCGGAACAGGGATTGGGCAAGAGCTACGACCAGAACGGGGAGatccagctgctgcagcagacGCTGGACACGCTCTGCCACACGCTCGACCGGGACGAGGCGGAGCTGCGCGACTCCAGTGACGAGCTGTTTGGCCTGCAGCGGCCAGCGGGCAGCGCCGGCAGCAACGGGTCGAACAACCTCAGCCTGCAGTCGGAGTCCACCATGCGCAGCATCATCGACAGGTAGGCCATGAAGACCATGATGTGACCAAAATGGGTTGCAGAGCTGCAACCTGCATGCCTCAAAACATTGTCTTTCGGCCGCCGCTACAACGTTTGCCAAGACCCACTGAAGAAGCCCTCATTTTGGTCacaattgaaataaatttgaagaaATAATCCTTCAGTGGAGAACCTAATTCAAGTTTCTTTCAATCCTCCTGCAGACTCATCACCATGGAGGAGGAGTTGCGCCGCGAGCAGCTGAAGATGTCGCTGGCGCTGTCCCACAAGCAGCGGGTGATCGAGGAGCAGGGCCAGCAGATCGCGGCACTGGACGCGGCCAACAGCCGGCTGCTCAGCGCCCTGACCGCCCTGCGTCAGCGGTACGAgacccagcagcagcaacagcagcagcaccaagcACCACCAAAGACCCAGAAGCCACAGTGAGCGGATGGGGGAAGAAGGGCGGAGATAGGAGGAGGATTAGGAGGAGTCCGGGACCGCGACCGCGACCCAAACTGACGGAGGCATCTGTGTTCCACACACAGAATGCAAGCACGTGGACACGTCGCGGTTCTGTCTTAAGGATacctttttgtttatttttttagctattttttttgtatgctACATAAATTATACTAcgtgtttaatatataattacaCATAACACATACATTATACATAATTTCTCAACATATGTTTAAAACCGCAAAATGTGAAATGCAAAACGCCGCTGCAAAAGCAGTAAGATAATCCCCAGAAGATCGGAGCATGGAAGtgaagaagaacaagaacaAGTTAAGATaatgaataaaattataacCAAAGTTAGACAAAAACTCATGATTtaccaatttattttcaaacctAGGAACTGTTTGTGTTGCAAAAGGGGTTATTTGTTCGGCGATGCTGATCAGCCTCCAATGGTTCACCACAAGAAGGGGTTATTTTTGTCCAAAATCCCGTTGGCCagtttttggacaaaaaataaGCATTTTTTTGCCACCATCCTGCGAAACAAGGTCAGAATGGCGAATGTCgcacctcgttgagctcgtaattAAATTCCGAATCGATTGGCTTTCAAACCTggaatctttatttttttgccattttcatGTCAACATGACCAGTGACCAGGCTCCACAATGAGCCTGACTGTGGCGTTATCTTGACCGCTGTGCATAAGATGTTAGCGGAGACATCCTCCTCGGCAGCAAGTACACCCACCTCAGTACCTGCCAATGTAAAGTATAAAAGCAATCTGAGTGAAGCCCCGATATTCAACCATAGAGGGCGGTTGTGATCACGACCCTAAATGTAGATGGAGCCAGAAAACCTTAAatacattcaatattttaagGAATTGCCCAAATAAAGAGCTTGTTTCTAAACATTCAAGAAATTTTTAGTGCTCATAATGAAGTAGGAAAGGTGGCCTTTCGACCTTTATGTAGTCACACTTAACTTTGTATTGCAGCTTTCGAGGAAATAGCTTGGGGCAGCGAACAATGGAAAACCGATCCATTGAAACTAAACAAACTACAAAGATGTTAAATATCGAGCCAATAAAGTAAAGTGAATAATACAAATGATATATTTAAGCCGATCGCTCGGCGGGGAGCCAGAATATGGGTTTCCGATGGCTAACAATCGGTAATCAAGCTCAAATGCGATCGGCCTGCTTTGTCAACGGCTTTTTGTGTGTGGGGAAACCAATCATTTTTCTTCCCAAAGAGGGGCTATAAATTGTAACGGAAATCTGGCTAGGGGATCCCGATCCCCCGAAGgtgggggcgggggcggggggcGCCTCTGCGACTGCTGATGGACTGGCCAGTCGACTTTTGACGCCTCCTTTGTCTTCCCTCGGCTCTTTGTGGCCGCTGCTGCCTCGTTGGCTGCGGCTTTTCGTTTTCCCAACCGTCTTGTGattaattacattttcctTTGCCGGTTTTCTCTCTGCCCgcttttcaattcaattttggCCTCATCGTCAGCCTCATCGTCAGCGTCACttcttgaaattaaattttgattaatTGCAGTCGGCACTTTGTTTCGGTGTTTTCGAGTGCGGCGCTACGGGAAAAGTGTTTTGCAGCCTGCGACTCTGCAATCGGAATTCGCTGCACTTGCCCCGCTCAACCCCGACCACTGGCCCGTCACCCCCCCGCTGGTTGTCGGCTGAGAGAAGCGGAGGGAAAACCTTCTCGAGACGAAATAATTTTCAGGTGtgaaaaattttgaaatgcGCTTTCAATTTGCGCTGCCGACGCGAGAAGATGGCTCGGAAGGGCAGGCGACGCAGGCGCAGTCGGAGTCGGAGCCGCAGATGGAGATGTGGAAGCGGAGTGCGCCCCATTAACGCAGCAACCAAATAAAGTCATTACCAGTGCTCGGGTTCCGAAAGGGAAGGTCTGGGGCgggtgcactgggaaaataaaagtgttaCATTGGAAGAGGTCCTTCAAAAACGAGAAGTTCTCGGAGCAGGAAAACTGACAGCTGTCCGTCTCTTTTACCTTACAAACCTACAAAATCAGGCTTTTATTTGGAATAAAATAGTCAGTACTAATTTTATTAACCGCCATCTCTGATTGGGTTTTCAGTATGATTCAATGAAaacattattaatataaaattaggaAATATATTTGAAGATCGGGTTCTAAGAAAgccatttcaattaaatccgACCTGTAGTATTTAtagaaagttttaaaaaatggtaaagcATATTTAAATCCATATTTAATCAGGAACAGCAGTACTTTTATGTTCTAAGGGGTATCTTAATAAGGTTTATCCCTAAAATGCATTCCCTGAGATACGGTGTTTTAAAAAGCCTTCAAATCGAACATGTatattaaagtatttttacaCAGTTTATTAAGGAGCAAGGAGCAACTCAGCCACTTTTCCCTCAGTGCCAAGGCACAGGTAAGCTGCTTCTAATGCGCCCCAAACAATTTGCAACGTAGGCCGCGGCCACACCTACCTGCTGCCAATGGCCAACATGCAATGTGCCGTCCGAAACCACCGCCCCCTGGCAACCTCCCCCCTGCGCCCACAAGAGCCCTCTTTATAGACCTAGCTCGTTTGCAGGAACCACTCCACTCCGTCCAGTTACCTTCGTGTCTTGTGGCTAGCTGCAAGTCCAACTCGAGGACCGAGATCAGATAACTCAATTATTCGCGGCGTAAACAAATGCTGCCTTTCAGGGTTTTTAGCCAACATCCCGTCCATCTGCAGCACCCCAGCACCCCACCACCGCACCACCCAGCACCTCCCCCCCTGGGAAGGGCAATGGAACGGAGTCGAATGGGATGGGTTATTATCCCAGGCATAAATGGATTGTAAACGTGATTTTTATAGTCATTTAGCATAATAATGCATTTTATGGTTCGGCCAGTCGGAGCACTCGCTCTGTCTCGCTCCAACGCCCTACGTGGTCCATCtcgccctctctttctctcctCTCCTGCCAGCTTGCTGTTTCCCTCGCCTGCGCCTCACCTTTGCGGTTTTCGCGTAAATTAAAGCCAACCTGGTGGCTTTCCTTGCTGATTAGTGCAGAGATTGGAACTGTGCCAAAGTGGCTGGGATAAATACGGCCGGCAGAGCCCTCAGTTACAAAATTTGATGGTATTTTAATAAGCCTGTTGTTGCTTCATGAACAggttaattttcaaatattcagATCGAAGAAAGCGCATTTAAGGACAGGGTAGGtactgaaaaataatattatacttCATCAGCCAGAACAATGCTATAGCGTAAAGTCTTTCCTGCCTGTCAGGAAGTGCTACAAAACATATTACCTAGTTGCAAGAACACGGTCAACGGAATAAATGCCGCGTAGCCACCTTTCTCCCTTGATCACAAGACCTCGCCGCCGCATGAACGCAAATCTCTCAAGCCAGTTGAACAGTCTTCAACTTTGCCATCGACTCTTTTAGCCAATTTGCGCCCCGTTCACGTTTGTTATTCACGCTTTTCAATTGAGAACACGCCGCCAGATGGGCTCCCTGCCCCCGCCCGGCCCTCCCCTGCCGTCCTGTCAGGCCCTCGCCGCCCCTGGCAGCCCCCCTCCTCGGGGGGATCACGGCCGGGGCCTCGTTTTATTGTTTGTCTTCTTTATTACAAGTTAAAGCGTAATTACTCAACAAATATGCGGCAATTTGCAAGCGAACAGCAAGTTCGGGCCGGCCACAGCCTCGGAGTCGGACTCCAGAGACGAGGCAGGGGGCGACTGGGAGAAGGGCCCGAAGAACCCAAGGGAGGACTCCGCCCGAGCCCGGCTCCGTGAGCTGCAGAAATCAATCGACCAAATGTCCGActgcaaatttgtttttatttatttcctacTCGGCCTGCGAAGCCGAAACCGGAGGTGTGCAGTGAAAAAATCGGGAAATCCTCCATCTTCCATTATATATATCCAATGTATGCAAACATCATCGATTACTGCGGTTTTCTCGTTATAATTCCCAATTGGTTCAGGTTCGCAACGGATTTTATCAGTGCTTTTCCCCAGTGGAGCCTAACCCAGAATCTCCTAAGTATGGTTTATAGTCCAAACAgttatttacattaattaataaaaaatattatacacaGAAACAATAAAATTGCAGATAAAATCACCGATTAACTgtgcttataattcccaatcaGTTCTGGCTTGCACGATATTACCAGTCACCATCGTTTTCCCCCAGTGGAGCCTAAACTGCGGCAGATACTGGCGGATGGATGGATGATTCCCCCGTGTGCTTGATGTTAGCCGACACGAGAAATGAAATGAAGTAATCCAATTTGCTCACCGGTTGTCCAACGCCAGTGGCCCAAGGTGCTTATTAGTGCCCGGCGACTCtgactccgactccgactctGGACCCTGGATCTGGGGCTCTGGGGCTCTGGCCTTGTCTTGACTGACTGCTGCTGCCTGATTTGGACTCCGATTCGGGGATCTCCAGCCCCAACGCCAGGCCCATCCTTAAGTTGCCCATAAAACGCTGTTAACTCCTGCATAAATCTCCATTTGATGGCGACCCTCCCAGCTCCGATTGCGGTTCCAATTGCAGTTCCAATCTGTTGCGGATGGTGTTAAGCGCTCGTCCCAGAGCCCGGAATTATTATCGAAATACTTATCAAACAATAAAGTAAACTCTCGGCCGCATGCAGATTTATATGATTTGTATTATATGGCGGGCGCTTATCCCGGCACCGATCTCGGACCGCACGCGACCTTCATAAAATCCGAAACAGGAGAgtaattttcaaattatttccagCAGCCGGGAGGGGGTGGCGCGGGCCAGGCACAAAGGACTCGCCGTCTCCGGGTGTCGTTTGACTGTCAGAAATGTCGAATGTTTATCAAAACAAGTAAATCGCATAAAAATAGAGCCATTGTCAGGGGTTCCCGGCTCGGGGTTCGGGGTTCGGGGCCCCCGGGGTCGTGCGCCCTGTCCGAAGGGAGGGTTCCTTTTCGGCCTGGTCCTCAGCTGATGCTGGTCGCCCGATTAGACGCATATAAATCGTACTTAAGCCATTATAAATTGTTATCCTATCATCCCATTGGACACAACTAACCATTTATGCGGCATGCTAGCGTCTCTCGCCTTGGAAACGAGAGGAAAGTCCAGGAGTCTATGGGGAAACTGGTATCTGGGaagtaaaatgtatattaaaatatttctggcATCAAGTAAAGTAGTGATCTCTGTGGACCAAATGTAACCTGATTTTCCGTTCTCTTGGTTAAAACACCTAAATGTAATAGTAACCTCTGTGAAATTGAAGCTAAAATATTGTAGTTTTGGATGCCTTGgcaatacatttatttattctagcAAATCAATATTTATCCGCCTCAAAACGATGCCTTTGTACGTCCTATTCTTCATCCCCAGCCTCATGTATCTCCGATTTTAGATGGCTTTACGTTGCAGTGGCCAAAACACGTCCCAAACATCTCCGGTAATCCCGCCCGCTGGTCCCCGTCATCCGGCGTCATCTTCTCACGCTCTAAACAACTATTAGCAGACCACTTTACAGGCAATACCCGCTAAGCCCGACCGCGGCGAACGACTCCCAGGCAGTCGCTAATCCTCGTCGATTGCTCACTTTAATGCCGGCCACCCTCCGCCGAGACTTCCGATTTATATTCCCGTTCTGATTCCATTCCTATGCCGActtttcctcctcctccccgcCCACTCCGACCCCCagcccattttccatttcccatttcccagctCTTTGTTTACGTCATGTTGTACATGTTAAGCCGACAAATCGGTTGCGATTGATTAAAGTGCGAGCCGCACGGGTTCCGTTTCCATCCCTCCGATTGCTATCTTGACTTCATTTTCGGTATTGGTCTCTCCAGCTTTGGCTTCGGTTTTGAATTTGGGTTTCGGGATTGGGACTCCTGATGTTTTGGTCCTTGGAAGTCTGACAAAAGCCGCTGCGCGTCTCGAAAGGTAAGCCGCTGACGGCGTCCACCTTGCCTTGTCTGTCACCTTCCACTGCACTGAAAGAAAGGGCGTTCACATCTCAGGGCTTCATTAATAATGTGTAAAGGCTTAAAGATATTTCAGATAGGTTGCTCTTTGAAAGCATTGTGATTATTTCCTGTTAGGCCGATTTCTGTATAACTTCTATTAGAATCGGATACTTggataataatttaatttataattttaaaacatttcccAGTCGGAAGATGATTTTGAACACGGATGAATACTTTCCCCGCTTTTGTCCTTTACTCACTCTTAACCAACACTGTTTAAAAACAGTTTACTAACACTGTTTAATAACAGTTTAATAATAGTGTTCAACAACACAGTTTTTTGACAGTTTGATAACGctgtttaaatactttttctaAATGTAGTGTTAAATAACAATGATATTTATGTAAATCGGCCAAGAATCTATTTAATTTCTTCCACAAAATATTCACCTTTCCCCTTTTTTGAAGTACCCGAAATTTGTTGTCAGTGTGCCTGTTGTCCTTTTTCGCTGAGCGCGTGAAATTTGTCATATCCTTATCGGCACCCTGCCTCCGATGCTGGTGGTTAGTTTTGCATGAGGCACGTCGGCCAAGGAGGCGTGAAATATGCCCGGAGTTACCACGTCCCCGGAGAACGGGGAGCGGAATCTGGAACGGAATCTCGGACCGGAGGCGGAGCTCAGCCGAGTCCTCTGCGGTTTCGCTAGCCGTGAAATCGCTGCGTGCGCCCGGCTCGGGCGGCTGTCGGGGATTTGCGACTTACTTGCCTAGATGCACATCGAATCGTCCCCGGGCGGGTTGCGCCTCCAACCCCCAGTGCGGGGTCACCACTGCGGCAGATGCAGAAGTGGCACTTGCCAGAAACGAATCAGTTCTTACGGGTTTAAATATGCTTCTCTGATACTTGAACTTAATCGGGGTCACCACCTCAAAGAAACACGTAATATTTTACCTAAAGTTTCCTAATCACTCCAACTTAGATACATGCTCTAAACATTTTAGGTGTACTTTCCAGAAACAAAGCAGCgtaatatctaaaataaatCGGGGTCACCACTTGAAAGAAAAGCGCATTATTTTCCTGTGACGAGAACATATTCTAAATCATTACAATCCTTATGGGTTAAATATTGTTGTGTTTTGGAATCAAACAAATTGTCTGGATTGGGGTCACCAACTCTCAAATCGCCGACTACTTGGCTCCAAACTCTTGATATAAAACCAGAACATTACATGCAAAATGGAGTTCATCAAGTCGTCAACCTGCGATTGGATACTTCCCATCCACTCGACGGGGTCACCACCGGGGATGAAAAAGCGAGATGACGGTCTGTGGGAACCCGCCATTGTTGGAAGTACAGTTGCAGCTCTCGCGGGCGGCGAGAGGGGTTTCGAGGGGCTGTTGCAGGTTGCGAGTATCGCAATTGAACGCTCTGCACTAATTACTTTCGCAATTACGCGCGTAACGAACGCCGCCCCTCGCCTCCGTCTGGGGAGCCGAAATGCGTTCGCACTTCCCATCATTAGGCCCCCTTTCGAGCACCCCCCTGGCATATTAATCAAATTAGCTCCAATTTTTTGTTTCACCACCGCCTTTGGCTTACTGTTAGGCGTTTAATTTACCTTTTCGCCCGTTTTGTTTCGCTTTTTCTGTGCGCTTTTTCTGATCGCTGGAATCATTTTAATTGATGTCGCTGCTGATGAGCGCCCCTCCACCTCAGCCCCTGCGACCTGCACTTCCTCCCATGGACTGAGAGAAAATACTACTACTATGTTTGTGATCATCAGCGATGCAATAATGAAACGTTTCTAAGTAATGTAGTAGACTTCATTAGACTTTTGGGCTCTTGGACTTCTgcatttgaaacaaataaattaatattggttttgtttacattttgttttttaaatatatgtatactcacttcaaaaatgaatttaatttatttttgtataaccATAAAAAGATTagtttataattaataataaaacaaaacaaatgcaCTTGCTTACATCCCGGAAAAGACACATATTATGCCAtcatatttgtaatattttttctgcCCGTGTGCCGGCGATTGAGTTGTCAACTCGACTGTGCCCCACTGCGGATGGGGAGGCGTGGCCGGGGGCGGGGTGGCCAAGATGAAGCCTCAGTTGGGGCGTTGATGACATTAATAAACGCAATGCGAATATGCAAAAAAGCGGCGTGGAATGCGCGGCGGCAACCACAAGAAACCCAAAGAAGCCACAATGTTAATTACCGCCGAGCAGGGGAAAAACGAGGGAGCGACGAAATTGTAACAGTGGCAAAAGTGGCAAAGGCCCCCAGCCCCCGGGGACGAGGAGGGGCGTGGTCCGCAGCTGGACCAAGAGCTGCAAAAAGGGCGAGCCCACTGGCCAAGTCGGGCTCCTTCGGATGGCATCGGGATCGGCATCGCAACTGGAGCGCAGAAAGCGCAGCCCAAGGCCGATCAGGTGGCGCATTTAATTGCCCCAGAGTGGTGGCCCCCTTTTCTGTTTTGGGTGACGGATAGGGCCAGGGCACTGTGGGATCCTCTGGAGAGTTACTTCTTTAGTTCCCCTGTATTTCTTACAAAATAGAGATTTCCAGGTCATCGGAAGTGACCCAAGTGATGAATGATCCCCAAACTGCAGAGTTATAGATATACCAATTTGTTTTCCTTAAAAGTACCAGTGATTTTCTGgtgctttattttaaaacgcCCACCTTAAAGTTAGAAAGAGTGttgtaaaagtttttaaacattaaagTGCCTGTTaaaaccctttaaaatattctagaATAACAAGTTATTGTGCAATGagtacaaattttattaaatatactaCTACGTTCCTCAAAAAGTGTCAGTGCTATGTagctattttatattaaaggtCCACCTTAATAGTGTTGTAAAAGCATTTGAACATTTATAGTGCCCTTTAAAAACCTTGAAATAAGCATTCTAGAATGTCAAATTATTATGCAGAAATCAtgaagtttgtttttttttaaccatttacCCAAATTCTGTCCACAAAAATACAGGATGCTCGAAAAACCCTGggcaaattaataattataattaattttatagccGTATTGAAAAGTCCCGATGTTGTTGTGCTGCATTACATCGTCGATCTCGCTAAAGATACTGCCTCCTCTGGTGGGAGTACACGTAAGCTTGGTTCCTCGACTCTGGCCACGGCCACGCCCCTGCCCACTCAGGTGAGTCCAGGGGCGGAGGTGGAGTGGGAGGCGGAGGAGTGGAAGTGGTGGAATAACAGAGAAAAAGGCCGCACCATTTGCGGCTAATTTTGTAAATCATGATATcgtaattaatttttgcagCCCTCGCGCAGCGAACACAACGACGTGGAAAAGGGATCCGCGTCGGCGTTGCCCCTCCCCCTTCCCTACCCCTGCCCCGCTGCCCCTGACTTTTACTCGTTTTTAGCCAGAAATCCTCGGAGTCAGCATAAATCGGAGGAGTC containing:
- the LOC108023393 gene encoding ras GTPase-activating protein raskol isoform X5, giving the protein MNCGALRAISDEVQMQSANSTTPQQRKMHSMPRATPQNSQGPQNSTPNPSRAAADLQPQTAALRRSTMPRSRGLASCLRGERDDAPTPPIHEVHCDVQQLQLLQQQQLQQQQQQQQHQPQQQQQHQLLLQQEQLQLMKGDQERMSGSGSAASTLETTGRSEYKSKTLPRIHFDTALNDTPPHEDTSYEKACRRGSAPTTPILGSKQHQTESNATSRFTNFFSKNLFPFDRSNPLKRTKSVTKLERTKRGSGGLRGSRSHESLLSSHAVMSTIDLSCTGAVGVAPVHQSVLGRRHCFQVRGGPRGERYYSCGSRQERDLWIYSLRKSIAPNAEHTRRTDNSLKMWVYEAKNLPPKKRYFCELQLDKTLYGRTSVKLQTDLLFWGEHFDFPDIPEINVITVNVFREVDKKKKRDKYQFVGSVKIPVHEVTSRVPCEQWYPILSDKAGDSLGRTSGGGGSGSKDKEQLPTLRIKCRFQSTDILPINVYANFLAYLKENYKRVCETLEPVIGVKAKEDIGQALVLLMHAQGLAGAFLTDVVALDLLRVGDQRLTFRGNSLATKSMEAFLKLTGEQYLQDTLSAPINELIQSERDCEVDPTKASGSSAGSLQRQQAALRGAVRGAWQCIFESHKHFPAQLRNCFATFRERLQQLGRQDMADNLISASIFLRFLCPAILSPSLFNITTELPSARATRNLTLVAKTLQTLANFTRFQGKENFMEFLNDFLEQEAARMQQFLEIISTRPEHPAPDSILDWAGYIDQGKQLSILHSLLSESLAKLPEARQHELDPLQHILDEISRAKEHGLGTALPGGYLPATSSTHSIASENQENRNPGSSGSHAGFNSEQLLPQQSQLAQPQHAIVSKPLSAERGIIRGVLTPNSLEKNIFRYNDPTVNGVLQQQQQQQQQQQQQQQQLQQHAHQQQPHHQHPLQLLSNSQSSIAGNQYMSSPGGLQHAQSQTSMASSSLNGSSSNLMHGHQQHAHHPQQMHPHHCPPAPQTSASSTMERMDRMNYPPYMAHNGNDYEASTPSSTRSRTLPRNGNGNPNANGNMSSNNNQSGSYDDMHGEFQIQISGLDTSSAFVCKSPTPMMKSGLGPAGAGRGHHKLNLGIPDHSGGYGRGGNNLNPNSNMPKNLEDLDDLFKYAEEHDVAEPANQHHHSQQSQQNHQGGSHLKPAAVPGKEQLSAKSSHCSSGYQSISTNPSPSQSSSPVESQLKAAMGSHNAPLAFKNPSYQLQPQTGSSRSSAPSNPHQQQQQQQQQFGSRLKPLGGGLVAARAAFLNSGGALEAAATLTPSSSDEQLSADNYAVYSYAAAAAAGAGMSTKLEAQRSLSGGSSSSTSASASTSNLGKSGGFSAYGRLNGPLKREDVYGSGYGGSSGNVGYGLSTSTGAGHHQHPHQQQQQQHQLQQQHRERDQELKQYAGSVAGSVGSATSAAQRRLSLDSARTLSDSSTDTEGHCNQLQEGKRRRQLRSSGGSGGGGGGTGSEQGLGKSYDQNGEIQLLQQTLDTLCHTLDRDEAELRDSSDELFGLQRPAGSAGSNGSNNLSLQSESTMRSIIDSFFQSSCRLITMEEELRREQLKMSLALSHKQRVIEEQGQQIAALDAANSRLLSALTALRQRYETQQQQQQQHQAPPKTQKPQ